One stretch of Streptomyces hygroscopicus DNA includes these proteins:
- a CDS encoding ROK family transcriptional regulator, whose product MVDRARLFHVKHVIALDVGGTGMKAALIGADTTLLHEARRPTERERGPEAVVAAILDFAAELREIGERRFGGPPVAAGVGVPGVLDEDRGVAVFAANLGWSDVPLRALLTERLGGIPVALGHDVRMGGLAEGRIGAGEGARRFLFVSVGTGIAGAIGIDGRIDPGAHGSSGEIGHIVVRPGGPACGCGQSGCLETLASAAAVGRAWAAASGDPAADAADCAKAVRSGDPRAVAVWGEMVSALADGLVTGLTLLDPGVLIVGGGLAEAGETLFAPLRTAVEERLTFQQLPRIVPAALGDTAGCLGAGLLAWDRLSTEVTA is encoded by the coding sequence ATGGTGGATCGCGCGAGACTGTTCCATGTGAAACACGTCATCGCCCTGGATGTGGGCGGCACCGGTATGAAGGCCGCCCTGATCGGGGCGGACACCACACTCCTCCATGAGGCCAGGAGGCCCACCGAGCGGGAGCGCGGACCCGAGGCGGTCGTCGCCGCGATCCTCGACTTCGCCGCCGAGCTGCGCGAGATCGGCGAGCGGCGGTTCGGCGGGCCCCCGGTGGCCGCGGGGGTCGGCGTGCCCGGGGTCCTGGACGAGGACCGCGGAGTGGCCGTCTTCGCCGCCAACCTCGGCTGGAGCGACGTCCCGCTGCGCGCGCTGCTCACCGAGCGGCTGGGCGGGATTCCGGTCGCGCTCGGGCACGACGTCCGGATGGGCGGGCTGGCCGAGGGGCGGATAGGAGCGGGCGAGGGCGCGCGGCGCTTCCTGTTCGTATCCGTCGGCACCGGCATCGCGGGCGCCATCGGCATCGACGGGCGGATCGACCCCGGAGCGCACGGTTCCTCCGGCGAGATCGGCCATATCGTCGTCCGGCCGGGCGGCCCCGCCTGCGGCTGCGGTCAGTCCGGCTGCCTGGAGACGCTCGCCTCGGCGGCGGCGGTGGGCCGCGCCTGGGCCGCTGCGAGCGGCGATCCGGCGGCCGACGCCGCCGACTGCGCCAAGGCCGTCCGGTCCGGCGATCCGAGGGCCGTGGCCGTATGGGGGGAGATGGTGAGCGCACTCGCCGACGGCCTGGTGACCGGCCTCACCCTGCTGGACCCCGGTGTGCTGATCGTCGGCGGTGGGCTGGCCGAGGCCGGGGAAACCCTGTTCGCACCGCTGCGCACCGCGGTCGAGGAACGGCTCACCTTCCAGCAGCTTCCCCGAATCGTCCCGGCGGCCCTCGGGGACACCGCCGGCTGCCTGGGCGCGGGTCTGCTCGCCTGGGATCGACTCTCCACGGAGGTAACCGCCTGA
- a CDS encoding N-acetylglucosamine-6-phosphate deacetylase has protein sequence MVQRTVLTGARVVLPGGVVDNGRVTVEGTRITAAGPAADTASGHGEGAEEALDLPGRWIVPGFVDLHVHGGGGASFSAGTPEESLTAIRTHRLHGTTTMLASTVTGDLDDLARQAAVLSELVEQGELAGIHFEGPFISPHRCGAHQPSLLRAPDPADVRKLVDAARGTARMMTLAPELPGGLESVRLLADSGVLAAVGHTDSTYEATREAVEAGATVATHLFNAMPSLLHRAPGPIAALLEDERVTIELINDGTHLHPAMLELAFHRAGADRVAFITDAMGAAGMNDGRYPLGPMEVEVKDGVARISDGPTAGSIAGSTLTLDRAFQRAVTIDGLSVEETVRALSATPARLLGIADRVGSLEVGKDADLVVLDDDFRLRGVMRRGGWVVHPELS, from the coding sequence ATGGTCCAGCGAACGGTTCTCACAGGCGCCCGGGTGGTCCTGCCGGGAGGCGTGGTCGACAACGGGCGGGTGACGGTCGAAGGCACGCGCATCACCGCGGCCGGGCCGGCGGCGGATACCGCGTCCGGCCACGGCGAGGGAGCGGAGGAGGCACTCGACCTGCCGGGCCGCTGGATCGTCCCCGGCTTCGTGGACCTGCATGTGCACGGCGGCGGCGGTGCCTCGTTCTCGGCGGGCACCCCCGAAGAATCGCTGACCGCCATCCGTACGCACCGGCTGCACGGCACCACCACGATGCTCGCCTCCACCGTCACCGGCGATCTGGACGACCTCGCCCGGCAGGCCGCCGTCCTCTCGGAGCTGGTGGAGCAGGGCGAGTTGGCGGGCATCCACTTCGAGGGGCCGTTCATCTCCCCCCACCGCTGCGGCGCCCACCAGCCGTCGCTGCTGCGCGCGCCCGATCCGGCGGATGTGCGCAAACTGGTGGACGCGGCGCGCGGCACCGCGCGGATGATGACCCTCGCCCCCGAACTGCCGGGCGGGCTGGAGTCCGTACGGCTGCTGGCCGACAGCGGAGTCCTCGCGGCCGTCGGCCACACCGACTCGACGTACGAGGCGACGCGGGAGGCCGTCGAGGCGGGCGCGACCGTGGCGACCCACCTGTTCAACGCGATGCCGTCGCTGCTGCACCGCGCCCCCGGCCCGATCGCCGCGCTGCTGGAGGACGAGCGGGTCACCATCGAGCTGATCAACGACGGCACCCATCTGCACCCCGCCATGCTGGAGCTGGCGTTCCACCGGGCGGGCGCGGACCGGGTCGCCTTCATCACCGACGCGATGGGCGCGGCGGGCATGAACGACGGGCGCTATCCGCTCGGCCCCATGGAGGTCGAGGTCAAGGACGGCGTCGCGCGGATCAGCGACGGGCCGACGGCCGGCTCCATCGCGGGCTCCACCCTCACCCTGGACCGGGCCTTCCAGCGGGCCGTCACGATCGACGGGCTCAGCGTCGAGGAGACCGTAAGGGCGCTGTCCGCGACCCCCGCCCGGCTGCTGGGCATCGCCGACCGGGTGGGTTCGCTCGAGGTGGGCAAGGACGCGGATCTCGTCGTACTCGACGACGACTTCCGGCTGCGGGGCGTGATGCGCCGGGGCGGTTGGGTGGTCCATCCCGAACTGAGCTGA
- a CDS encoding sugar kinase produces the protein MILTVTLNAALDVTYRVPELRPHTTHRVTEVTERPGGKGLNVARVLAALGHDTVVTGFVGGVTGAVLRQLLGKIAVPRTGSKTPHGTITDALVPIAGTTRRTIGVVDATTGDTTQLNEPGPIVTTPEWSTFMDAYGRLLREASAVALCGSLPPGVPVGTYAQLIREAHAAGVPTLLDTSGEPLRRGIAARPHLVKPNIDELAGLTGSTDPLRAARDARRRGARAVAASLGPHGMLAVTAHGAWRATPPRRLAGNPTGAGDAAVAGLLSGLVEEAPWPDRLARAVALSAAAVRAPVAGEFDRAVYDEVLAGVEVTEHPAAA, from the coding sequence GTGATCCTCACGGTCACGCTCAACGCCGCCCTCGACGTCACCTACCGGGTGCCGGAACTGCGTCCGCACACCACCCACCGCGTCACCGAGGTCACCGAACGGCCCGGCGGCAAGGGCCTCAACGTGGCCCGGGTGCTGGCCGCCCTGGGCCACGACACCGTCGTCACCGGCTTCGTCGGCGGGGTCACCGGCGCGGTGCTGCGGCAACTGCTCGGCAAAATCGCCGTGCCCCGCACCGGCTCCAAGACACCGCACGGAACGATCACCGACGCACTGGTCCCGATCGCCGGGACCACCCGGCGCACCATCGGCGTCGTGGACGCCACCACGGGCGACACCACCCAGCTCAACGAGCCCGGCCCGATCGTCACCACCCCCGAGTGGTCCACCTTCATGGACGCTTACGGCCGGCTGCTGCGCGAGGCGTCGGCGGTCGCGCTGTGCGGCAGCCTGCCACCCGGGGTCCCCGTCGGGACGTACGCCCAGCTCATCCGGGAGGCGCATGCGGCGGGCGTGCCCACCCTGCTGGACACCAGCGGCGAACCGCTGCGCCGGGGCATCGCCGCCCGCCCCCACCTCGTCAAGCCCAACATCGATGAACTCGCCGGGCTCACCGGCTCCACCGACCCGCTGCGCGCCGCGCGCGATGCCCGGCGGCGCGGGGCGCGCGCGGTGGCCGCCTCGCTCGGCCCGCACGGCATGCTCGCGGTCACCGCCCACGGCGCCTGGCGCGCCACCCCGCCGCGCCGACTGGCGGGCAATCCGACCGGGGCCGGGGACGCGGCGGTCGCGGGGCTGCTGTCCGGGCTGGTCGAGGAGGCGCCGTGGCCGGACCGGCTCGCCCGCGCGGTGGCCCTGTCGGCGGCGGCCGTACGGGCCCCGGTGGCGGGCGAGTTCGACCGGGCGGTCTACGACGAGGTGCTGGCGGGAGTCGAGGTGACGGAGCACCCGGCGGCGGCGTGA
- a CDS encoding carbohydrate-binding protein — protein MTAGNNGSGTPENDDPFAYLYRSEGDQGDQGGQSGQPGAAPRTGGYGYPGPAQPGVPRTSYNQVRAVGERNYGQQIPNQPPQGYGQQQGGYGRQNAHYAAPETLPGGAPRQPGAAAPRGGHGGGGRGPNNKGLLIGALAVVAVVIVGIGVAMITNGDDKKDDKTDPTNQPTAGSSVGPGESSGPSKAPDGNLPTEDAAKMRLTGGAAAASAIQGAKADGGSYVGVNAPGASATWSVDVDKPKSYRLYVTYGVPGEDQSMSLTINGKKEARPLNMKNFADAPKGDFEKGWTETWSIVQLSKGTNTITVSCENGDKCNANIDQMWLAKAKG, from the coding sequence ATGACGGCCGGCAACAACGGCTCGGGCACACCGGAGAACGACGACCCGTTCGCCTACCTGTACCGCTCGGAAGGCGACCAGGGGGACCAGGGCGGTCAGTCGGGCCAGCCGGGTGCCGCCCCCCGCACCGGTGGTTACGGCTACCCAGGTCCGGCCCAGCCAGGGGTCCCCCGCACCTCCTACAACCAGGTCCGTGCGGTGGGCGAGCGCAACTACGGCCAGCAGATCCCGAACCAGCCGCCGCAGGGGTACGGCCAGCAGCAGGGTGGCTACGGCCGGCAGAACGCCCACTACGCCGCCCCCGAGACGCTGCCCGGCGGGGCACCCCGCCAGCCCGGTGCGGCCGCCCCGCGCGGCGGCCATGGGGGAGGCGGCCGCGGCCCCAACAACAAGGGGCTGCTGATCGGCGCGCTCGCCGTGGTCGCGGTGGTCATCGTGGGCATCGGCGTCGCCATGATCACCAACGGTGACGACAAGAAGGACGACAAGACCGATCCGACGAACCAGCCCACGGCGGGCTCCAGCGTCGGGCCCGGCGAGTCCTCCGGGCCCTCCAAGGCCCCGGACGGGAATCTGCCCACCGAGGACGCCGCCAAGATGCGGCTGACCGGCGGCGCGGCCGCCGCGAGCGCCATCCAGGGCGCCAAGGCCGACGGCGGCTCCTACGTCGGCGTCAACGCCCCGGGCGCGTCCGCGACCTGGAGCGTGGACGTGGACAAGCCGAAGTCGTACCGGCTGTACGTCACGTACGGCGTGCCCGGCGAGGACCAGAGCATGTCGCTGACGATCAACGGCAAGAAGGAGGCGCGGCCGCTCAACATGAAGAACTTCGCGGACGCGCCCAAGGGTGACTTCGAGAAGGGCTGGACGGAGACCTGGTCGATCGTCCAGCTCAGCAAGGGCACCAACACGATCACCGTGTCGTGTGAGAACGGCGACAAGTGCAACGCCAACATCGACCAGATGTGGCTGGCCAAGGCCAAGGGCTAG
- a CDS encoding diguanylate cyclase translates to METESEPYIRLATLRQLHQVVADLNTARSLADTLQAVADGVIAGLGFELSAVNLVRPDGDLVVAAVGGSAGAEALMAGRVGSRCSWERRLSMGDRWGDLRFIPYSEGWVLDDDDVPQWHTPGPAPRFPDEWHPMDRLFAPLYAAGASGGELIGVISVDKPRNGRRPGAWGREALQMYAFHAAVAIGNARLRGNMQRALLRLEREQQALRASEESFRQAFEYAPSGMAIAEMGGDQHGRLLRTNDALCRLLGRPASAMRRFSFSDLVHPEDIGTLLRTSAEGGRAELRLARRDGSYVWVSLRNSVVADAADGPRFLLTHVEDIEERKRHELQLAHRASHDSLTGLPNSAELRARLAARLCATPPRPGGGYDDEAASPDGAGGGGVYVDAAGHLHGFDDFECFGTPPPAESVPFDGHVHTIPPNEDSNADDGHKGLAVLFCDLDGFKSINDRFGHHAGDAVLIEVARRLTNGVREGDTVARLGGDEFVVLADGLGRADAQDLAVRLRNAITPPIRVDGRAVRVGASFGIGWAGCGMSAEEVLHSADQRMYIEKRSRSKERRRAG, encoded by the coding sequence ATGGAGACCGAGTCGGAGCCGTACATCCGCCTTGCGACACTGCGGCAGCTGCACCAGGTAGTCGCCGATCTGAACACCGCCCGCAGCCTCGCCGACACGCTTCAGGCCGTCGCCGACGGCGTCATCGCCGGACTCGGGTTCGAGCTGTCGGCCGTCAACCTCGTCCGCCCCGACGGAGACCTCGTCGTCGCCGCTGTCGGCGGCAGCGCCGGGGCCGAGGCGCTGATGGCCGGGCGGGTCGGCTCCCGCTGCTCCTGGGAGCGCCGGCTGTCCATGGGCGACCGCTGGGGCGATCTGCGCTTCATCCCGTACAGCGAGGGCTGGGTCCTCGACGACGACGACGTCCCGCAGTGGCACACCCCCGGCCCCGCGCCCCGCTTTCCCGACGAATGGCACCCCATGGACCGCCTGTTCGCCCCGCTCTACGCGGCGGGCGCCTCCGGCGGCGAGCTCATCGGCGTCATCTCCGTCGACAAACCGCGCAACGGCCGCCGCCCCGGCGCCTGGGGCCGTGAGGCCCTCCAGATGTACGCCTTCCACGCCGCCGTCGCGATCGGCAACGCCCGGCTGCGCGGCAACATGCAGCGCGCCCTGCTGCGCCTGGAGCGCGAGCAGCAGGCGCTGCGCGCCAGCGAGGAGTCCTTCCGGCAGGCGTTCGAGTACGCGCCCAGCGGTATGGCCATCGCCGAGATGGGCGGCGATCAGCACGGCCGGCTGCTGCGTACCAACGACGCCCTGTGCCGGCTGCTGGGCCGTCCCGCCTCCGCGATGCGCCGCTTCTCCTTCTCCGACCTCGTCCACCCCGAGGACATCGGCACCCTGCTGCGCACCTCCGCCGAGGGCGGCCGCGCCGAGCTGCGCCTGGCCCGCCGCGACGGTTCGTACGTCTGGGTCTCGCTGCGCAACTCGGTGGTGGCCGACGCCGCCGACGGCCCGCGCTTCCTGCTCACCCATGTCGAGGACATCGAGGAGCGCAAGCGCCATGAGCTGCAGCTCGCCCACCGGGCCAGCCATGACTCGCTGACCGGTCTGCCCAACAGCGCCGAGCTGCGCGCCCGGCTCGCCGCCCGGCTGTGCGCCACCCCGCCCCGGCCGGGCGGGGGCTACGACGACGAGGCCGCCTCGCCCGACGGCGCGGGTGGCGGCGGGGTCTATGTCGACGCGGCGGGACATCTGCACGGCTTCGACGACTTCGAGTGCTTCGGCACCCCGCCCCCCGCCGAGAGCGTCCCGTTCGACGGCCATGTGCACACCATCCCGCCCAACGAGGACTCCAACGCCGACGACGGCCACAAGGGGCTCGCGGTGCTCTTCTGCGACCTCGACGGCTTCAAGTCCATCAACGACCGCTTCGGGCACCACGCGGGCGACGCCGTGCTCATCGAGGTCGCCCGCCGGCTGACCAACGGCGTGCGGGAAGGGGATACGGTCGCCCGCCTCGGCGGCGACGAATTCGTCGTCCTCGCCGACGGCCTCGGCCGGGCCGACGCCCAGGACCTGGCGGTGCGGCTGCGCAACGCGATCACCCCGCCCATCCGGGTCGACGGCCGGGCCGTCCGGGTGGGTGCCAGCTTCGGCATCGGCTGGGCGGGCTGCGGAATGTCGGCCGAAGAGGTGCTGCACTCCGCCGACCAGCGGATGTACATCGAGAAGCGGTCCCGCTCCAAGGAGCGCCGGCGGGCTGGATGA
- a CDS encoding reductase, with protein sequence MSEDEFRAALSRLTAGVVLVTAHDPEEGPRGEDVGMTATAFMSVSLDPPLVMVSVRNGSRMDELLERQPHWAVSVLSEGQRSIAGRFAMKGRISDRLLFEDMPVVRGEHTDAPLAVGALATLECRTEQRVTAGDHTLVVARVLAAAAPAAEGGPLTYFRGRYRALG encoded by the coding sequence GTGAGTGAGGACGAGTTCCGTGCCGCGCTGTCACGGCTCACCGCGGGCGTGGTGCTGGTGACCGCACACGACCCGGAGGAGGGGCCGCGCGGCGAGGACGTCGGTATGACGGCCACCGCGTTCATGTCAGTGTCACTTGACCCGCCGCTGGTGATGGTGAGCGTTCGCAACGGTTCGCGGATGGACGAGTTGCTGGAGCGACAGCCGCATTGGGCGGTATCGGTCCTGTCGGAAGGTCAGCGGAGCATTGCGGGACGATTCGCCATGAAGGGGCGCATCAGCGACAGGTTGCTGTTCGAGGACATGCCCGTGGTCCGGGGCGAGCACACGGACGCCCCGCTCGCGGTGGGCGCGCTGGCGACGCTGGAGTGCCGCACCGAGCAGCGGGTGACGGCCGGGGACCACACGCTGGTGGTGGCGCGGGTGCTCGCCGCGGCGGCACCGGCCGCGGAGGGCGGGCCGCTGACGTATTTCAGGGGGCGCTACCGGGCGCTGGGGTGA
- a CDS encoding peptidyl-tRNA hydrolase domain protein yields MWRFSRSSGPGGQHVNTSDSRVELRFDLARTEALPPVWKERALERLAGRLVDGVVAVRAAEHRSQWRNRETAAVRLASLLAEATAPPPKPRRPTRISRGLNERRLREKKQRSDVKRGRTGRGWT; encoded by the coding sequence ATGTGGCGTTTCTCGCGGTCCTCCGGGCCAGGTGGACAGCACGTCAACACCAGCGACAGCCGGGTCGAGCTGCGCTTCGACCTCGCCCGCACCGAGGCGCTGCCGCCCGTATGGAAGGAGCGCGCGCTGGAGCGGCTGGCGGGCCGGCTGGTGGACGGGGTGGTGGCCGTACGGGCCGCCGAGCACCGTTCGCAGTGGCGCAACCGCGAGACGGCCGCCGTAAGGCTCGCGTCGCTGCTCGCGGAGGCGACCGCGCCACCGCCCAAACCGCGCCGCCCCACTCGGATCTCCCGGGGCCTCAACGAGCGGCGGCTGCGGGAGAAGAAGCAGCGCAGTGACGTCAAGCGGGGGCGTACGGGGCGGGGCTGGACGTAG
- a CDS encoding chemical-damaging agent resistance protein C, with protein sequence MAVSLSKGGNVSLTKEAPGLTAVTVGLGWDVRTTTGTDFDLDASAIAVNANGKVYSDQHFVFFNNKSTPDQTIVHTGDNVTGQGEGDDEQINVNLAGLPADVEKIVFPVSIYDAESRSQNFGQVRNAFIRIVNQAGGTEIARYDLSEDAATETAMVFGELYRNGAEWKFRAVGQGYAAGLVGIAQDFGVNV encoded by the coding sequence ATGGCTGTAAGCCTGTCCAAGGGCGGCAACGTCTCGCTCACCAAGGAGGCACCGGGCCTGACCGCCGTCACGGTCGGCCTCGGCTGGGACGTCCGCACCACCACGGGCACCGACTTCGACCTCGACGCGAGTGCCATCGCCGTGAACGCGAACGGCAAGGTCTACTCCGACCAGCACTTCGTGTTCTTCAACAACAAGTCCACGCCGGACCAGACCATCGTCCACACCGGTGACAACGTCACCGGCCAGGGCGAGGGCGACGACGAGCAGATCAACGTCAACCTGGCCGGTCTGCCGGCCGACGTGGAGAAGATCGTCTTCCCGGTCTCGATCTACGACGCCGAGTCCCGCAGCCAGAACTTCGGCCAGGTGCGGAACGCGTTCATCCGCATCGTCAACCAGGCCGGCGGCACCGAGATCGCCCGCTACGACCTGAGCGAGGACGCCGCGACCGAGACCGCCATGGTCTTCGGCGAGCTGTACCGCAATGGCGCGGAGTGGAAGTTCCGTGCCGTGGGCCAGGGCTACGCCGCCGGTCTCGTGGGCATCGCCCAGGACTTCGGCGTCAACGTCTGA
- a CDS encoding membrane protein, with amino-acid sequence MALTAPEREARTDSGESTASSVEEAFVALSAAAPEGWRVELIEGEIHVVPPANGEHEEIVSEVADQVTSRRTNKELRTRTGLGLLVPGASATGKVVPDIVIAPKGSFDDSLEYHDPGAVMLVGEVTSHSTADNDRGPKLRGYAAAGIPFYLLIDRERNQAVLHSLPAGKRYTRKVEVDISQPLSLPEPLGFDLDTSEF; translated from the coding sequence GTGGCACTGACGGCCCCCGAGCGCGAAGCGCGCACGGACAGTGGCGAGAGCACCGCTTCATCGGTCGAGGAAGCCTTCGTGGCGTTGAGCGCGGCAGCCCCCGAGGGATGGCGCGTGGAACTGATCGAAGGAGAAATCCACGTGGTGCCTCCCGCTAACGGTGAGCACGAAGAGATTGTGTCCGAGGTTGCGGACCAGGTGACCAGCCGTCGTACGAACAAGGAATTGCGGACACGTACCGGGCTTGGGCTCCTCGTTCCTGGAGCTTCGGCGACCGGCAAGGTTGTCCCGGATATCGTCATCGCGCCCAAGGGGAGCTTTGACGACTCCTTGGAGTACCACGACCCCGGCGCGGTGATGCTCGTCGGCGAGGTCACCTCGCATTCGACCGCCGACAACGACCGGGGGCCCAAGCTGCGGGGCTACGCGGCGGCGGGCATTCCGTTCTATCTGCTGATCGACCGGGAACGGAACCAGGCCGTGCTGCACTCCCTGCCCGCCGGGAAGAGGTACACCCGCAAGGTCGAGGTCGACATCTCCCAGCCGCTGTCGCTGCCCGAACCGCTCGGGTTCGACCTGGACACCAGCGAGTTCTGA
- a CDS encoding TetR family transcriptional regulator: MSPRKSDATRRRLLDAATADFAAHGIAGARVDRIAAAAGINKAQLYAYFGDKLGLFGAVFRLHADAVVDSVPFTADDLPQYAVRLYDTAVERPELIRLATWARLEGVATDNLATESSAAVATKLQAIADAQRDGRVTASMDPQDVLALVLAMALTWSASGLSATAAPDDPSAAHDRRKQALFQAVSGAFGARG; the protein is encoded by the coding sequence GTGTCTCCCCGGAAAAGCGATGCCACCCGCCGCCGCCTGCTCGACGCGGCCACCGCCGACTTCGCCGCCCATGGCATCGCGGGCGCCCGGGTCGACCGCATCGCGGCCGCCGCGGGCATCAACAAGGCGCAGCTCTACGCCTACTTCGGAGACAAGCTCGGCCTCTTCGGCGCGGTCTTCCGCCTCCACGCCGACGCCGTCGTCGACTCCGTGCCGTTCACGGCCGACGACCTCCCCCAGTACGCCGTGCGGCTGTACGACACCGCCGTGGAACGGCCGGAGCTGATCCGCCTGGCCACCTGGGCGAGGCTCGAAGGAGTGGCCACCGACAATCTGGCGACCGAGTCATCGGCCGCTGTCGCGACCAAACTCCAGGCGATCGCCGATGCCCAGCGCGACGGCCGGGTCACCGCCTCGATGGACCCCCAGGACGTCCTCGCGCTGGTGCTCGCCATGGCCCTGACCTGGTCCGCCTCCGGCCTTTCCGCCACAGCCGCCCCGGATGACCCGTCCGCGGCCCACGACCGCCGCAAGCAGGCCCTCTTCCAGGCGGTCTCGGGCGCCTTCGGCGCGCGGGGCTGA
- a CDS encoding alcohol dehydrogenase: MTVRAYAVERAGGPVQRLEYEPEPLGPLEVDVAVTHCGVCQTDVAMVDDAHGISRFPLVAGHEAVGVIEAVGSAVDGGRLAVGQRVGVGAVAGACFACEWCLSGRQHLCADKDDTVLRGDRGAFATRVRASDWRYVQPIPDSLASEHAAPLLCAGITVFSAITRNGVRPTDRVAVVGVGGLGHLAIQFLAKWGCQVTAISSTAAKADDSRRFGAHEFVAAEEGLQRVSGSFDFILSTVSADLPWDAYLAALRPQGTLCVVGVPHGPFGFHPLSLLLGEKRLVGGLVGAPAENRQMLDFAARHGIRPAVETFPAARLDEALDHVRHGRARYRAVLEF; encoded by the coding sequence ATGACCGTGCGCGCATACGCGGTGGAGCGGGCCGGTGGCCCTGTTCAGCGGCTCGAGTACGAGCCGGAGCCCCTGGGGCCCCTGGAGGTCGACGTCGCCGTGACGCACTGCGGCGTCTGCCAGACCGACGTCGCCATGGTCGACGACGCGCACGGCATCTCCCGGTTCCCGCTGGTCGCGGGCCATGAGGCGGTCGGCGTGATCGAGGCCGTGGGCAGCGCCGTCGACGGCGGGCGGCTTGCCGTCGGCCAACGGGTGGGCGTCGGCGCGGTGGCGGGGGCGTGCTTCGCCTGCGAGTGGTGCCTCAGCGGTCGGCAGCATCTGTGCGCGGACAAGGACGACACGGTCCTGCGCGGCGACCGCGGCGCGTTCGCCACCCGGGTGCGGGCGAGCGACTGGCGGTATGTCCAGCCGATCCCCGACTCCCTCGCCTCCGAGCACGCGGCGCCGCTCCTGTGCGCCGGGATCACCGTGTTCTCGGCGATCACGCGGAACGGGGTCCGGCCCACCGACCGGGTCGCCGTGGTGGGGGTGGGCGGTCTGGGCCACCTCGCGATCCAGTTCCTCGCCAAGTGGGGCTGCCAGGTGACCGCCATCTCCTCGACGGCGGCGAAGGCGGACGACAGCCGCCGGTTCGGCGCCCATGAGTTCGTCGCCGCGGAGGAGGGTCTTCAGCGGGTCTCGGGCTCGTTCGACTTCATCCTCTCGACCGTCTCGGCCGACCTGCCGTGGGACGCGTATCTGGCGGCGCTGCGCCCGCAGGGGACCCTGTGCGTGGTCGGCGTTCCCCACGGGCCGTTCGGCTTCCACCCGTTGAGCCTTCTGCTGGGCGAGAAGCGGCTCGTCGGCGGCCTCGTGGGAGCACCGGCGGAGAACCGGCAGATGCTGGACTTCGCGGCGCGGCACGGCATCCGCCCGGCCGTCGAGACCTTCCCGGCCGCGCGCCTGGACGAGGCGCTCGACCATGTCCGCCACGGACGCGCGCGCTACCGCGCGGTGTTGGAGTTCTGA